A DNA window from Onthophagus taurus isolate NC chromosome 1, IU_Otau_3.0, whole genome shotgun sequence contains the following coding sequences:
- the LOC111423673 gene encoding putative leucine-rich repeat-containing protein DDB_G0290503 gives MMNKIVFLIIVFINIIDDVNLFINANPNVEFILGKIEQQLFKHDKQTTAVLKNVENKLNDILHFSHSLSCNTDQQCCTKINNVSNDIENIKLEIIGSVNKITTLTENSNSQNVLLNNLLTIHDSLKRLNKQQVDDINDLKHAINSVISKKLDVNRQMLETLHKTNTVGINDSELLTKLKNEVDIISNNLINLINEDVTSSINKIITESIKELIKEKDIKINELSTQLRRIELNQKEIISKLNLKNQNNALDTKQLINNVTIENEYNRKKSVDQLIVQIDTIKNDITNYLTVQAKETTTLYQQESEKIFQMRKTVDEILVRIKTIENGLNEKHYEKSLDLFEVKMNIFEVELQDIKLQNKEVLNMLQHFRNSASYSVYTSFNNSEYLPNEYSNFGNDSYEHYSESEQ, from the exons ATGATGAAcaaaattgtgtttttaatCATAgtatttatcaatattattgatgatgttaatttatttataaatgcaAATCCAAACGTCGAATTTATATTAG GTAAAATAGAGCAACAACTGTTTAAACATGACAAACAAACTACTGCTGTATTAAAGAA tgttgaaaacaaattaaatgatATCCTTCACTTTTCGCATTCGCTGTCTTGTAATACAGATCAACAATGTTgtacgaaaattaataatgtttcCAATGATATTGAAAACATTAAACTGGAAATTATTGGGAgcgtaaataaaataacgacattaacagaaaattcaaattctCAAAATGTTCTTTTGAATAACCTTCTAACGATACATGACAGCTTAAAAAGGCTTAATAAACAACAAGTGGATGACATAAACGATCTCAAACATGCCATCAATTCcgttatttctaaaaaacttGATGTAAATCGACAAATGTTAGAAACATTACATAAAACGAACACCGTTGGAATAAATGACTCAGAactattaacaaaattaaaaaatgaagtagatattatttcaaataatctcattaatttaatcaacGAAGATGTTACATcgagtataaataaaattatcacagaatcgataaaagaattaataaaagaaaaggatattaaaattaatgaactATCTACTCAATTAAGAagaattgaattaaatcaaaaagaaataatttcaaaactaaatttaaaaaatcaaaataatgcACTAGATacgaaacaattaattaataacgtCACCATTGAAAATGAGTACAATCGAAAAAAGAGTGTTGACCAACTTATAGTTCAAATTGATACtattaaaaatgacattacAAACTATCTTACTGTTCAAGCTAAAGAAACCACAACGTTATACCAGCAAGAATctgaaaaaattttccaaatgcGAAAAACTGTTGACGAAATTTTGGTTAGGATTAAAACGATTGAAAATGGCCTTAACGAAAAACATTACGAAAAATCACTTGATTTATTTGAagttaaaatgaatatttttgaagTCGAATTACAAGACATTAAACTTCAGAACaaagaagttttaaatatGCTTCAACATTTTCGTAACAGTGCTTCTTATAGCGTTTATACAAGTTTTAACAATAGTGAATACTTACCAAATGAATATTCTAATTTCGGAAATGATAGTTATGAACACTATAGCGAATCTGAGCAATAA